In Methanocaldococcus lauensis, a single genomic region encodes these proteins:
- a CDS encoding MBL fold metallo-hydrolase: protein MRVEIIFLGSGGGRWATITQKRATGGFRIHTNELRMHVDPGPGAIVRLNELKISPWRTNVLFISHCHPDHYTDGEIIVEAITQGMTKKRGIFLGNLSVVEGFGEYEYVISKYHQSKLEKVQVLYPGDEISLYDTKLKATHTKHGDPFGIGFRLSTIFGDIGYTSDTEFIPELIEDFDGVRILIANVVRKKNERIKGHLCSNDVIDLINSMKKKPELLIMTHMGVRMTNPQLEAEYISQNTGIEVIPAKLGLKVELLNGYYKYQLMK from the coding sequence TTGAGGGTAGAGATTATATTTTTAGGTAGCGGTGGTGGACGATGGGCTACAATTACCCAAAAAAGAGCCACAGGAGGATTTAGGATACATACTAATGAACTTAGAATGCATGTAGATCCTGGACCAGGGGCTATTGTAAGATTAAACGAACTAAAAATATCCCCTTGGAGAACTAATGTTTTATTTATCTCTCACTGTCATCCAGATCATTATACTGATGGAGAGATTATTGTTGAGGCTATAACTCAAGGAATGACAAAAAAAAGAGGAATTTTTTTGGGAAATCTCTCAGTTGTTGAAGGTTTTGGAGAGTATGAGTATGTTATATCTAAGTATCATCAGTCAAAACTTGAAAAAGTTCAGGTTTTATATCCAGGAGATGAAATAAGTTTATATGACACTAAACTTAAAGCAACTCACACTAAGCATGGAGATCCTTTTGGTATTGGTTTTAGATTATCAACAATTTTTGGAGATATTGGTTATACTTCGGATACAGAATTTATTCCAGAACTTATTGAGGATTTTGACGGAGTTAGGATTTTAATAGCGAATGTTGTTAGAAAGAAAAATGAAAGAATTAAAGGACATTTATGTTCAAACGACGTTATAGATTTAATAAATTCAATGAAGAAGAAGCCAGAATTGTTAATAATGACACATATGGGAGTTAGAATGACTAATCCTCAGTTAGAGGCGGAGTATATTTCACAAAACACAGGAATTGAAGTAATTCCAGCAAAGTTAGGATTAAAAGTTGAGCTTTTAAATGGCTATTATAAGTATCAGTTAATGAAATAA